The Porites lutea chromosome 11, jaPorLute2.1, whole genome shotgun sequence genome includes a region encoding these proteins:
- the LOC140951870 gene encoding E3 ubiquitin-protein ligase TRIM45-like, whose translation MESLLKNLKEHVTCSICLDTFTEPKTIACLHTFCCECLKGHALKTQRQGQFRCPECQAQVGAPESFDQLPTGFLQNSLLGLLAVLKSRDGSEISCGSCKKKSAETSFCFGCGKFLCPDCVNAHELLRNVAFEGHKVRPIKHFQAEDYEALLKRQSFCSQQYHEREVTRFFCLDCQTCVCQVCVVTDHRNHAIDPLDKAADHEKAKIMAGTELMKEKEKFCNNVICEFEKTILTLETNISSAKQEVSRTAENIILKVREREQEIITALENTRVSRTEKINSLMKEVQSLAKQIDQAIDFAENLIQRSSGADILQNNKSLNKRFKDLKETPVAALSVSSFAKFICTFEPENLTLGVIATSEPVVEGMEHEFQAGVQAELRIVSPVVISQAQMKFCLDVGIEPAEKVESLVTCRKGDAYSLVTFTPKAPGSYHFQVTVNAGNHSPKNIFTGHIQVKERRLKVVGELDLKGETVQSPSGIAVNSKGLIAVADCDGHCILLFDKGGNYLRKFGCKGTNIGQLNIPSGITFINDSQILVAEQSNHRIQQFNVHTGEGVKVFGKEGKGVGEFQYPVDVCLDGQERVVVADINKPEIQVFTKEGKQVFSFGLGTLKCPIGCAFQENTFIVSDARNHCLKIFDSSGKCFRKIGAQGKGDGQLNWPMALCVEKRGNHHNILVCDYNNKRIVQFTMEGSFAGKTATNLQCPVGIAATPDGRILVSDGNAKKIYILQ comes from the coding sequence ATGGAAtctcttttaaaaaaccttAAAGAACACGTTACATGCTCGATTTGTTTGGATACCTTCACCGAACCCAAGACAATCGCCTGTCTCCACACATTTTGCTGCGAATGTTTGAAGGGACACGCTCTGAAAACTCAGCGACAAGGGCAGTTTCGCTGCCCCGAGTGCCAAGCACAAGTTGGCGCCCCTGAAAGCTTCGATCAATTACCGACCGGTTTTCTGCAGAATAGTCTGTTAGGACTTCTCGCTGTACTAAAAAGCCGCGATGGAAGTGAGATCAGTTGCGGCAGCTGCAAGAAAAAAAGTGCTGAGACGAGTTTCTGTTTTGGTTGCGGAAAATTCTTGTGCCCTGACTGCGTGAATGCACATGAACTACTTAGAAATGTGGCTTTTGAAGGCCACAAAGTCAGACCGATCAAGCATTTTCAAGCTGAAGACTACGAAGCTTTATTGAAACGGCAGTCGTTTTGCTCTCAGCAGTACCACGAGCGAGAAGTAACACGGTTTTTTTGCCTAGATTGTCAAACTTGTGTTTGTCAGGTTTGCGTGGTCACGGATCACAGGAATCATGCTATTGATCCACTTGATAAAGCAGCTGATCACGAGAAAGCTAAAATCATGGCAGGAACGGAGCTgatgaaagaaaaggaaaaattttgcaataatgtaatATGTGAATTTGAGAAAACAATTCTTACCCTGGAAACTAACATTTCCAGCGCTAAACAGGAAGTTTCACGAACAGCGGAGAATATCATCTTGAAGGTTCGAGAACGCGAACAGGAAATTATTACAGCTCTCGAGAACACACGTGTATCGAGAACAGAGAAAATAAACTCTTTGATGAAAGAAGTGCAGTCTCTGGCGAAGCAGATCGACCAAGCAATTGATTTCGCCGAAAATCTTATTCAAAGAAGCTCCGGTGCtgatattttacaaaacaatAAATCTTTGAACAAGCGATTTAAAGACCTAAAAGAGACTCCAGTTGCAGCACTTTCAGTTTCTTCATTTGCCAAGTTTATTTGCACTTTTGAACCAGAGAATTTGACTCTCGGCGTTATAGCAACCAGTGAACCTGTTGTAGAAGGAATGGAACATGAATTCCAAGCTGGTGTGCAAGCAGAATTACGGATCGTTTCTCCAGTTGTGATAAGTCAAGCACAAATGAAATTTTGCCTCGACGTTGGCATAGAACCAGCtgaaaaagttgaaagtttGGTGACTTGCAGAAAAGGAGATGCATATTCCCTGGTCACGTTCACCCCTAAGGCGCCTGGCAGTTACCACTTTCAAGTAACTGTAAATGCCGGTAATCACAGTCCTAAGAATATTTTCACTGGACATATTCAGGTGAAGGAACGACGACTTAAAGTTGTGGGAGAGTTGGATTTGAAAGGAGAAACCGTTCAGAGTCCAAGTGGCATCGCTGTGAACAGCAAAGGGCTGATTGCAGTAGCTGACTGTGATGGTCATTGTATTCTGTTATTCGATAAAGGAGGAAATTATCTGCGAAAATTTGGCTGTAAAGGAACGAATATTGGGCAACTTAACATTCCATCTGGCATAACATTTATTAACGACAGCCAAATTCTAGTTGCAGAGCAGTCTAATCACCGCATTCAACAGTTCAACGTACACACGGGAGAGGGAGTGAAAGTTTTTGGAAAGGAAGGGAAAGGAGTGGGCGAGTTTCAGTATCCAGTGGATGTTTGTTTGGATGGTCAAGAACGCGTTGTTGTAGCCGACATCAACAAACCAGAAATACAGGTTTTTACTAAAGAAGGTAAACAAGTGTTCAGTTTTGGTCTGGGAACTCTGAAGTGTCCCATTGGATGTGCATTTCAAGAAAACACGTTCATCGTTTCTGACGCTCGGAACCACTGCTTAAAAATATTCGACAGTTCAGGAAAATGTTTCCGTAAGATTGGAGCACAAGGCAAAGGTGATGGACAGTTGAACTGGCCTATGGCTTTGTGTGTTGAGAAACGTGGCAATCACCACAACATTCTTGTTTGTGACTATAACAATAAAAGAATTGTACAGTTTACAATGGAAGGTTCATTCGCTGGAAAAACTGCCACTAACCTACAGTGCCCCGTCGGGATAGCTGCAACTCCAGATGGGAGGATTTTAGTATCCGATGGTAACgcgaaaaaaatatacattttacAATAA
- the LOC140952727 gene encoding E3 ubiquitin-protein ligase TRIM45-like produces the protein MESLLKNLKEHVTCSICLDTFTEPKTIACLHTFCCECLKRHALTTQREGKFRCPECQAQVGVPGRFDQLPTGFLQNSLLGLLAVQQSGDGSEISCGSCRKKSAETSFCFNCGKFLCPDCVNAHELLRNVAFDGHKVRAIKHFQAEDYEALLKRQSFCSQQYHEREVTRFFCLDCQTCVCQVCVVTDHRNHAIDPLDKAADHEKAKIMAGTELMKGKGNICSNVIREFEETILSLETNISTAKREVSETAEQIITKVREREREAITALENTRVSRTEKLNSLKTEVQSLAKQINQAIEFAEYLVQRSSSSDILQSKKSLEKRFDDLVNLNNTVVPTLPAVSSFVKFFSASEPVTLGFIATTEPVVEGLKQDFQAGVEAELIVYPKLTREAQGKFIVDVAIEPVKKVGSLVTCEQEDGNYHVLFTPKMPGNYHFQVTVNVGNHSPKSIFTEHIQVKERRLKVVGELDLKGETVQSPSGIAVNSKGLIAVADCDGQCILLFDKAGNYLRKFGGTDIGQLGTPSCLTFINDSVILVADQINHCIQQFNVHTGEVMEAFGKAGEGENPISVSMDSDGRVVVTDCVNSKIQVFTKEGEPVLSFRTSFPTKCISHQNTFIVTNSDNQCIKIFNSSGKFLRKIGAQGKGEGKLDWPRGFCIIRSGNQHNILVCDFNNQRIVQFTMEGFFTGKTVAKLQGPVGIATTPDGRILVSDTSAKKIYILR, from the coding sequence TGGATACCTTCACCGAACCCAAGACAATCGCCTGTCTCCACACATTTTGCTGCGAATGTTTGAAGAGACACGCTCTGACTACTCAGCGAGAAGGAAAGTTTCGCTGCCCCGAGTGCCAAGCACAAGTTGGCGTCCCTGGACGCTTCGATCAACTACCGACCGGTTTTCTGCAGAACAGTCTGTTAGGACTTCTCGCTGTACAACAAAGTGGCGATGGAAGTGAGATCAGTTGCGGTAGCTGCAGGAAAAAAAGTGCTGAGACAAGTTTCTGTTTCAATTGCGGAAAATTCTTGTGCCCTGACTGTGTAAACGCACATGAACTACTTAGAAATGTGGCTTTTGACGGCCACAAGGTAAGAGCGATCAAGCATTTTCAAGCTGAAGACTACGAAGCTTTATTGAAACGGCAGTCGTTTTGCTCTCAGCAGTACCACGAGCGAGAAGTAACACGGTTTTTTTGCCTAGATTGTCAAACTTGTGTTTGTCAGGTTTGCGTGGTCACGGATCACAGGAATCATGCTATTGATCCACTTGATAAAGCAGCTGATCACGAGAAAGCTAAAATCATGGCAGGAACGGAGCTgatgaaaggaaagggaaaCATTTGCAGTAATGTGATTCGGGAATTTGAGGAAACAATTCTTAGTCTGGAGACCAACATCTCTACCGCTAAACGCGAAGTTTCCGAGACAGCCGAGCAAATCATCACGAAGGTTCGAGAACGAGAGAGAGAGGCTATTACCGCTCTCGAGAACACACGCGTGTCTAGAACTGAGAAATTGAACTCTTTAAAGACAGAAGTGCAGTCGTTGGCGAAGCAAATCAACCAAGCAATCGAGTTTGCCGAATATCTGGTTCAAAGAAGCTCTAGCTCCGATATTTTGCAAAGCAAGAAGTCGTTGGAAAAACGATTTGACGATCTTGTAAATCTTAACAATACCGTGGTTCCAACTCTTCCCGCAGTTTCTTCATTTGTGAAGTTCTTTTCCGCCTCCGAACCAGTGACGCTAGGTTTCATAGCAACTACTGAGCCAGTTGTAGAAGGACTGAAACAAGATTTCCAAGCGGGTGTGGAAGCAGAATTGATCGTTTATCCGAAACTGACGAGGGAAGCACAAGGGAAATTTATCGTTGACGTTGCTATAGAACCTGTCAAAAAAGTGGGTAGTTTGGTGACTTGTGAACAAGAAGATGGAAATTATCATGTCCTTTTTACACCTAAGATGCCTGGCAATTACCACTTTCAAGTAACTGTAAATGTCGGCAATCACAGTCCTAAGAGTATTTTCACTGAACATATTCAGGTGAAGGAACGACGACTTAAAGTTGTGGGAGAGTTGGATTTGAAAGGAGAAACCGTTCAAAGTCCAAGTGGAATCGCTGTGAACAGCAAAGGGCTGATTGCAGTAGCTGACTGTGATGGTCAGTGTATTCTTTTATTCGATAAAGCAGGAAATTATCTACGAAAATTTGGAGGAACGGATATTGGGCAACTTGGTACGCCATCCTGCTTAACATTTATCAATGATAGCGTGATTCTAGTAGCAGATCAGATAAATCACTGCATTCAGCAGTTTAATGTTCATACAGGGGAAGTAATGGAAGCTTTTGGAAAGGCTGGAGAAGGAGAGAATCCAATTAGTGTTTCTATGGATAGTGATGGACGCGTTGTTGTGACAGACTGCGTCAACAGCAAAATACAAGTTTTCACAAAAGAAGGCGAGCCAGTGTTAAGTTTTCGAACAAGTTTTCCCACAAAATGTATTTCTCACCAAAACACGTTTATTGTTACTAACTCTGACAATCAATGCATCAAGATATTCAACAGTTCAGGGAAGTTTCTCCGTAAGATTGGAGCACAAGGCAAAGGTGAAGGAAAGCTGGATTGGCCCAGGGGTTTTTGCATAATAAGAAGTGGAAATCAACACAACATACTTGTTTGTGACTTTAACAATCAGAGAATAGTACAGTTTACAATGGAGGGTTTTTTCACTGGTAAAACTGTCGCTAAACTACAAGGCCCCGTTGGGATAGCTACAACTCCAGATGGAAGGATTTTAGTATCCGATACTAGCgcgaaaaaaatatacatccttcgttaa